The genomic window ACATGGTCGTGCCGTCGGCGGTGAAGGCCGGGCCGTTGGCGATGGTCAGGCCGTCGAGGACACGTACGACCGTGCCGTCGGGGTCGGTTCGGTAGAGGGAGCCCGCGCCGGGGGTGCCGTCGTGGGCCATGCTGCCGGCCCAGAAGCGTCCGGCGGGGTCCGCGACACCGTCGTTCATCCGGCTGGGGACCGGGGTGCGGTCCTCGGGACGGTCCAGCCATTCCAGTGTGCCGTCGGCCGTGAGCAGCGCGATCCCGGTTCCCGCTGCGGCGATCCACATGTCCGGCCGGTCACCCACCGGGGCGACCGCACCCAACGGTATGTCGAGTCGGGCCAGTTGGCGCGGGGCCGGCTCTGTGTCGTCGTGCAGTTCGAAGAGCCGTCCGCTGAGGATGTCGACGTACACATACCGGCCGTCCGTCCAGCGGCCGCCCTCGGCGAGTTCGTACCCTCCCCCCACCACGACCGTGGCGAGCCCTGCCGTCGATGTCATGTTCCGTCTCCTGGGTCTCAGCGAAGTGTCGTGCCGTCCGGCTGGTCCAACAGGCCGAGTTCGTCCTGCGTCGGCAGGCCCTCCCAGTCGCCTCGGGTGGCGACGGCGAAGGCCGCGGTGGTGACCGCTCGGTGCAGACGGGCGGGTATGTCCGCGCCGCCCAGGAGTCCGGACAGGTATCCGGCCACGAAGGCGTCGCCTGCGCCGACCAGGTCGACGGCGTCGATCTGTCGCGCTGGGCAGTCGCTCGCCCCGTCGACGGTGAAGGCCGTCGCGCCGCGTGCGCCACGCTTGACGACCACCTCTGTGACGCCTTCGGCCAGGACACCGTGCACGGCCTCGGCCTCATCCGCGCCCGGCCGTTCCAGCGCCAGCGGCAGCTCGTCCTCGGAGGCTATGAGCACGTCGGTGTGTGACAGCAGCGGACGTAGGACGGTGCGGGCGCGGTCCGCGGTCCACAGCCGGGAGCGGTAGTTGACGTCGAGGCATACGGTGATGCCGGCGTCGTGAGCGTTGGTGGCGGCGGCCAGGGCGGCCTCGGCCGCTGATGGACCGAGCGCCGGGGTGATGCCGGTCAGATGCAGGATGCGGGTACCGGAGTCGAGCGCGGGCAGCACGTCGGCCGGTGAGACGGCCGAACCGGCCGAACCGGCACGGTAGTAGCTGACGCGGGTCAGAGTGCCCAGGCGGGGTTCGGTCAGCAGCAGTCCCGTGGGCCGGCCGGTGTCGTCGGTCACCGCGTGGCTGGTGTCGATGCCCTCGGCGCGCAGCGTGCGCAGGACCAGCGCGCCGAGTTCGTCCGCGCCGACCCGGCCGGCCCAGCGCACCCGGTGCCCGAGCCGGGCGAGACCGATCGCGACATTGGACTCGGCTCCCGCGACGGACAGGCCGAGACTGCCGCCCAGCCGCAGCGCACCGCCGGCCCGGAGCGCCGCCATCGTCTCGCCGAAGGTCACCACGTCGGGCGGGGCCGGTGTCGTCACGGCGTCTCCCCTGCGGCCACCTTGAGGAACTCCGCTGCGCGGGCGCGGAGTTGGTTCAGGTCGCCGCCGTCGGCCGCGTCACCGACGAGTGGTGAGCCGACGCCGACGGCGATGGCGCCGCGGTCCAGATAGTCGCGGGCCGCCTGCGCGTCCACCCCGCCGACGGGCACGAAGGGAACGTCGGGGAACGGGCCGCGCAGGGCCCGCAGATAGCCGGGGCCGCCGAGGGAGCCGGGGAAGAGTTTGATCGCGTCGGCGCCCCGTGCGAGGGCGCCTTCGATCTCGGTCGGCGTCAGGGCTCCCATCAGCACGGGTATGCCGTACGGTTCCAGCCCGTCGACCAGTGCCGGGGTGACGAGGTACGACGCTCCGGCGTCCATGGCGCGGGCGGCGTCCGCGGCCGAGCGCACGGTTCCGGCGCCGAGCAGCGCCTCCGAGCCCAGTTCGGTGCGCGCCTGCCTGATCACGGTCAGGGCGTCGGCGGTGGTCAGTGAGACCTCGACGGCCGGGATGCCCTCCTCGGCGAGGGTGAGTACGGTGCGCAGTGCCGCGGCGGGATCCGTGCCGCGCACGATCGCCAGCAGGCGGTGGGCTCGGAGCGATTCCACCAGATTCATTGGGAGCGGGCTCTCTTTCGGCGTGAGGTGCGGGGGGGGGCGGTGGCCGTCGGGCCCGAGCGTGGTCACCATTCGGTGAACGCACCGTCTGCTCCCCGCCATACGGGGTTGCGCCAGCGATGTCCGGTCTCTGCCGCGCGGCGTACCGCCTTCTCGTCGATCTCGACGCCGAGACCCGGGCGGGAGTGCGCGACGGCGTAACCGCCGTCGAAACGGAAGGGTTCGGGATCCATCACGTACTCCAGCAGGTCGCACTGCTGGTTGTAGTGGATGCCCATGCTCTGTTCCTGGATGAGGAAGTTCGGTACGGAGAAGGCGATCTGCAGGCTGGCGGCCAGGGCGATCGGGCCGAGGGGGCAGTGGGGGGCCAGGGCGACGTCGTATGTTTCGGCCATGGCCGCGATGCGGCGGACCTCGGAGATGCCGCCGGCGTGCGACAGGTCGGGCTGGGCGACGGCGATGCCGCTGGTCATGACCTCGCGGAAGTCCCAGCGGGAGTAGAGGCGTTCGCCGGTGGCGAGCGGAATGCTCGTGGACTCGGCCAGGCCGCGCAGATGGCCCGAGTGTTCCGGCAGGACGGGTTCCTCGACGAACAGCGGGTGCAGCGGCTCCAGCAGGGGCAGCAGGCGGCGTGACATGGCG from Streptomyces sp. DSM 40750 includes these protein-coding regions:
- a CDS encoding SMP-30/gluconolactonase/LRE family protein, producing the protein MTSTAGLATVVVGGGYELAEGGRWTDGRYVYVDILSGRLFELHDDTEPAPRQLARLDIPLGAVAPVGDRPDMWIAAAGTGIALLTADGTLEWLDRPEDRTPVPSRMNDGVADPAGRFWAGSMAHDGTPGAGSLYRTDPDGTVVRVLDGLTIANGPAFTADGTTMYLADTAAGTILRCRVDPASGDLSGVPETFAQLRDGEGSPDGMTVDEEGCLWVALWGAGAIRRYHPDGPLLRTLAVPAPHPTSVCLHPDGNRLFVTTARYGVKRPTTTSGAVLSVPVPVRGTAACSWRGRR
- a CDS encoding sugar kinase gives rise to the protein MTTPAPPDVVTFGETMAALRAGGALRLGGSLGLSVAGAESNVAIGLARLGHRVRWAGRVGADELGALVLRTLRAEGIDTSHAVTDDTGRPTGLLLTEPRLGTLTRVSYYRAGSAGSAVSPADVLPALDSGTRILHLTGITPALGPSAAEAALAAATNAHDAGITVCLDVNYRSRLWTADRARTVLRPLLSHTDVLIASEDELPLALERPGADEAEAVHGVLAEGVTEVVVKRGARGATAFTVDGASDCPARQIDAVDLVGAGDAFVAGYLSGLLGGADIPARLHRAVTTAAFAVATRGDWEGLPTQDELGLLDQPDGTTLR
- a CDS encoding bifunctional 4-hydroxy-2-oxoglutarate aldolase/2-dehydro-3-deoxy-phosphogluconate aldolase, with protein sequence MNLVESLRAHRLLAIVRGTDPAAALRTVLTLAEEGIPAVEVSLTTADALTVIRQARTELGSEALLGAGTVRSAADAARAMDAGASYLVTPALVDGLEPYGIPVLMGALTPTEIEGALARGADAIKLFPGSLGGPGYLRALRGPFPDVPFVPVGGVDAQAARDYLDRGAIAVGVGSPLVGDAADGGDLNQLRARAAEFLKVAAGETP
- the dgoD gene encoding galactonate dehydratase; the protein is MKITGLETFLVAPRWLFLRIATDEGITGWGEPVIEGRAETVRAAVHELSDYLVGRDPLRIEDHWQVLTKGGFYRGGPILSSAVAGIDQALWDIAGKTYGVPVHRLLGGPVRDRVRMYAWIGGDRPSDVAELAEEQLKAGFTAVKMNASAELAPIDTPARTAQVVERVAAVREVLGDERDIAVDFHGRASTAMSRRLLPLLEPLHPLFVEEPVLPEHSGHLRGLAESTSIPLATGERLYSRWDFREVMTSGIAVAQPDLSHAGGISEVRRIAAMAETYDVALAPHCPLGPIALAASLQIAFSVPNFLIQEQSMGIHYNQQCDLLEYVMDPEPFRFDGGYAVAHSRPGLGVEIDEKAVRRAAETGHRWRNPVWRGADGAFTEW